Sequence from the Lysobacter capsici genome:
GCCGCGGCGCCGGCCGCGAGGTAGGCCATCGCGATCGCGCTGAATACCAGACTCAATGGGGGGCGGCGCATGCTCATGTCCTCAGTCGCGCTTGATGCCGAGTCTTTCAAGACGTCGGTACAGCGCCTGACGTGACAGGCCCAGTTCGCTCGCGGCCTGGGCCAGCACGCCGCCGGCGCGTTCCAGCGCGGCTTCGATGGTGGCGCGGTCGAGTTCGTCGCCGCCGATCGCGATCGCCGGCTGCGCCGCCGCCGCGGGCAAGCCGAGGTCGGCCACCCCGATGCTGTCGCCGCGCGCCAGCAGGGCCGCGCGCTGCAGGGTGTTGCGTAGTTCGCGCACGTTGCCGGGCCAGGCGTGCTGCAACAGCGCGCGCTCGGCGTCCTCGCTCAGGCGCTTGCCGGCGGCGAGCGGATTGTCCTGGAGGAAATGCCGGGCCAGCGGCAGCACGTCGTCGCGGCGCTCGGCCAGCGGCGGGATGTCGATCTGGATGGTGTTGAGCCGGTAGTACAGGTCTTCGCGAAAACGGCCGTCGCGGATCATCGCCGGCAGGTCGGCGTTGGTCGCGCTGATCACCCGCACCTTGACCTGACGTTCGCGGTTGGAGCCCAGGCGTTCGAAGCGTCCGGTTTCCAGCACCCGCAGCAGCTTCATCTGCCCGGTCGGCGGCAGGTTGCCGATTTCGTCGAGAAACAAGGTGCCGCCGTCGGCGGCTTCGAACTTGCCTTCGCGCATCTTGTTGGCGCCGGTGTAGGCGCCGGCGTCGGCGCCGAACAGCTCGGCCTCGATCAGTTCGGTCGGCAGCGCGCCGCAGTTCAAGGTCACGAACGGACCGGACTTGACCGAGGAATTGGCCTGCACGATCTCGGCGATCTTTTCCTTGCCGGCGCCGTTGGGGCCGGTGATCAGCACCGGCACGTCGGCGCGGGCGACGTGTCCGGCCAGTTCGACCACGCGCGCGAGTTGTTCGGAACCGAACACCAGCCCGCGCAGGTCGTAACGCGCTTCCAGGTCGCGATGCAGCTTGCGGCGTTGCTCGTGCAGGCGCGAGATCTCGCGCGTGCTGGCGCCCAGTTCGAGCAGGTTCTCGACGCTGGCCAGCAGTTTCTGATCGTCCCAGGGCTTGGCCAGGTAATCGGCGGCGCCGGCCTTGGCCAGGTCGACGGCGATGTCCAGGTGGGTCCACGCGGTCAGCAGGATGATCGGCAGGTCCGGGTGGCGCGCGCGGATCGCGCGGAACAGCGCCACGCCTTCTTCGCCGGAGGTGGTGTCGGCGGTGAAGTTCATGTCCTGCAGGACCAGGCCGATGTCTTCGCGCGCCAGCGTGTCCAGCCCGGCTTCGGGCGATTGCACGGCGATCACCTGGATCTCGCGCAAGCCGAACAGCAGGTCCAGCGCGGTGCCGACCGCCGGGTTGTCGTCGATGACCAGGACCGTGCGCATCTGGATTCCGTTTGCGGTGGGCCGCGGTGACGGCGGCCGAGTGCGGTGAGTATGCCAGCGAGGGCAGGGGACGGTGAATTGCGCGTGGATCGCGCGCTGCGTGGTGTGTGGCGTGTTTGTTGGGGTTGCGGCCCTCACCCCGGCCCTCTCCCGCGGGGCGGGAGAGGGAGAGGTACGCGGTAGCTTGTTGCGATTATTTTTTGCTGTCGGCCTGCGCCGGCACCGAGGCGATCCAGCGATCGATGCGCAGTTCCAGTTCCTTCAAGGGCAAGGCGCCGCCGCCGAGGATCTGGTCGTGGAAGGCGCGGATGTCGAACTGCTTGCCGAGTCTGGCTTCGGCGCGCGCGCGCAGTTCGCGGATCTTCAACTGGCCCATCTTGTAGGCCAGCGCCTGTCCGGGCCAGGCGATGTAGCGATCGGCTTCGGACTGGATGTTGGGTTCTTCCATGTCGGAGTGATCGCGCATCCACTGCACCATCTGCTCGCGGCTCCAGCGCTTGTGATGCACGCCGGTGTCGAGCACCAGGCGATTGGCGCGGATCAGTTCCTCGGACAGGCGGCCGAAATCGCTGTATGGATCCTGGTAGAAACCGATCTCCTTGCCGAGTTCTTCCGAATACAGGCCCCAGCCCTCCATGAAGGCGGTTTGCCCGGTCAAGGTGCGGAATTTCGGCAACGCCGGCAGATCGCGCGCGATCGACAGCTGCAGATGATGGCCGGGCACGCCTTCGTGATAGGCGACCGCTTCGATCCGGGTCAGCAGACGCTTCTCCGGTTCGCCGGTGTTGACCGTGATCAGCCCCGGGCGCTTGCCGTCGGGCGTGCCGGGCATGTACTGCGCGGCCGAGGCTTCCTTCTCGCGCCAGGCCTCGACCGACTGCACCTGCACCTTGGTGGTCGGCAGCTTGCCGAACAGCTCGGGCAGGCGCTTGTCCATCTGCGCCAGATAGTCGCGGTACAACTGCAGGATCTGCTCGCGCGAGCCGGCGTGGCGCTTCGGATCGGCGGCGACCGCGCTGCGCATGCTCTTGAGGTCGGCGTAGCCCAGGCGCTTGGCGATTTCGGTCTGGGCCTTTTCGATCCGCGCCACTTCGCTCAGGCCGAGCTGATGGATCTGCTCGGGCGGTACGTCCAGCGAGGTGAACTGCTCGATCGAGAACCGGTACAGCGCCTCGCCGTTGGGCACCGACCACACGCCGTATTCCTTGCGGCCCTGGGGCGCGTACTCCTTGCTGACGAACTCGGCCAGTTGGCGATACGCCGGACGCACTTCGTCGTTGACCGCGGCGAGGATCTGCTTGCGCAGGCGCTCGCGCTCGGCCGCCGGCACGCTGTCGGGGAACTTCTTCAGCGCGCCTGCGAACACGTTGTCCTCGCCGACGCTGTCGGCGATGCCGTTGCATTGCGCGGCGACCTTCTCCAGCAGGTAGGACGGCTGCATCAGCCCGTCCTTGGCGCCCTGGCGGGCGACCTCGGTGACCTGCCGCAGGATGCGCGGGATCTCGTGCAGGCGCTTGAGGTAATCGTCGTACTGCTGGGTGTCGTTGAACGGGAACGACTTGACCATGATGGTCAAAAACAGATGGGTGCCGTTGAACTGGTCCAGCGGCATTTCATGGAACTTGAGCGCATAGCCGCGCAGGTCGTCCTCGAGCCAGCGCAGCATCAGCCGATGGTTGAGCAGGTCGCTTTCGGCGAAACCGCGGGTGTCGACAGCCTTGAAGCGCGCGAGCAGTTCCTTCGTATCGCGGTTGTGCCTGGCCGCGCCGGCCAGCGAGAAATCGCCCCAGGCGGCGTTGTAGCGGTAGTCGCCGAAGAAGCTGGCCTGTTCGGGCTGCTCGCGCATCAGGCTTTCCCATTGCTCGTCGATCAGTGCGTTGAAGGCCTTCAGGCGCGCGGCGACATCGCTGGCCTGCGCGGCGTCGGCGATGGTGGCGTCCGCGTCGGCGGTCGCGGTGGTCGCTGCGGCCTGCGCGGCCGGCAGCAGCGCGGCGCCGAACAGCGCGGCGGACAACAGCGTCGACAGCGCGGTGCGCGACAGCGAACGACGTGGCATGCGATGCGGGGACGAAGGGCTCATGAAGGGCTCCGTGTGGTGTTGGGGGCGAGACGAGGACACATCGTCCCGATCCCGTCCGGCGCGAAGCCGGACGGGGCGTTAGGTCTTGCAACGTGAGCAGATAAGGCAAGCGCGGAATCGGTGTCGCAGCTTGCCTGAGTCACCCCCGCCGGGCAGCTGACATTTGCGAGCGGCGAGGGGTGACGTTCGTAACGCGCGGCGCGGGCGCTCAGGCCGAGCGCGTCGCCAGCGCCGGCGGCACCATCGCCGCGCGCTTGGCCGGGCCGTACACCGCGATCTGGCCCAGCGCCCACAAACACAGCGCGCCCAGCGGCAGGTACAGCGCGGGCAGGCGCGGCAGTTCGTAGTACTTCATCAGGGCCAGGTTGATCGCGAACGCCATCGCCATGCCGAGCACGATGCCGATGCTGGTCAGCAGGAAGTTCTCGGTCTGGAAGTAACGCAGGATTTGGCCGCGGGTCGCGCCCAGCGCGCGACGCACGCCGATCTGGCGGGTGCGCTGCTGCACCCAGAAACTGGCCAGGCCGACGATGCCGAGCGCGGTGACGATCAACAGGGCGATGCAGACCGCGCTGAGCAGCCAGATCATCGAGCGGTCGGTCTGGTAGAACTTGTCGGCCATGTCCTCGACCCGCGCGTTGCGTTCGCTGAGGATGCGCACCGGGCCGTTCTTGACCAGGGCCTCGCCGGCGCTCTTGAGCACCTGCTCGCGTTGCGAGGGATCGACGCGCAGCAGATAGATGCCGGCGTCGTAGCCCATCTCGATCGGGAAGATCACCGAGAATTCGCCCATGCCTGGCTTGATCCAGTCGTTGGGGCGCAGCAGGTGCTCGACCACGCCGATCACGCGGGTGGGTTCATCGCCCCAGGAATAGAACACTTTGCCGACAGGGTCCTGGCCGGGATAGAGCTTGTCGGCCAGTGCGCGGGTGATGATCGCCGAGGGCACCGCGACGTTCGCGCCCGGCTCGCGCAGCTTGGCGTAGCTGATCATCTCGTCGGCATTGAAGTCGCGGCCGGCGACCAGCTTCAGCCCCAGAGTCTTCACGAATTGCGCGTCGCCCAGGTAGGTGGACACGCTGGCGTTCGGAATCTTCTGGTCGGTGGTCAGATTGATGCCGCTGTTCCAGGACGAATCGCCGTAACGCACCTGGTTGGCGATGCTGACCGACTTGACCCCCGGCAGCGAACGCAGCAGCGCGAGATCCGAACGGGTCAACGCTTCGTTTTCGCCGTGTTCGTTGATGCCGCGCACGCCGACGCGAACGAGTTCGTTCTCGACCATGCCGCTGGGGCTGTTCATGCGTGTGATGCGGCTTTGGATCAGGAACACGGCATTGCAGATGATCGCGCAGGTCAGCGCGACTTCGAACACGATCAGGGCGGCGGCGGTCTTGTGCCGGCGCAACGTGGTCAGGATGGGGCGGATGTCCATGCGTGGTCTCACTGGCTCTTGAGCTGGATGGCGGGCGTGACCTGACAGGCACGCCAGGCGGGCAACAGCCCGGCCAGTACGCTGGCGACGATGGCCAGGGCGAAGGTGGTGAACAGCATGGTCGGGTCCAGATGGGCCAGTGCGGCATAACTGACCGGTTGCTGACGTACCGCCCACAGGCCGAACTGGGCGAGCACGAGGCCCAGCAGGCCGCCGGCCAGACCGATCGTGCCGGCCTCGACCAGGCACTGGGCGAAGATCGCGCGGCGGGTCGCGCCGAGCGCGCGGCGCACGCCGATCTCGCCGGAGCGACGCAGGAACTTCGCCAGCAGCAGGCCGACCGTGTTGAGCAGGCATACCAGCAGGAAACCGAACGCCAGCCACACCTGCAGGCGCACGTCGCCGGGCACCGCGCGCTTGAAGTCCAGCCACTGCATCACGTTGTCGAGCTTGGGCGCGGTCGGGCGTTCGAAGCGGCCGGAGGCGCGCTGCTGGGCGCTGTAATTTTCCAGATACTGCTTGTACGCGGCGACTTTTTCCGGCGTGTCCAGTTCGACCCAGTACTGCAGCCAGGAACATTTGGCGTTGACGCTGCGGTTGCCTTCCTCGTCGAGATTGTTGTCGCCCCAGCAGTCGATGTTGCCTTGCGGGTTCATGCGCACATCGCGCGAGGTGGTGAAAGGTACGAACACTTCCTCCGGTTCGCCGAAGCCGCGTTCACCGGAGGTCAGATCGTAGAAACTGGGCTGCGGATGCCAGTCGTCGATCACCCCGACCACGCGGAATTCGGCCCGGTCCAGCCAGATCGATTTGCCGACGCTGTTGCCGCCGCCGAACAGACGATCGTTGAGCTTGGTGCCGATCACCGCCACCCGCGCGCGACGCTCGTCGTCCTCGCGGCTCCAGGCCGCGCCGTACTTGAACGGCACCTGGAACATCGGGAAGAAATCGGCCGAGGTCAGGCGCGAGTCCTGGCGGAACGGCGGCAGGTTGTCGCGACGCGGCTCGATGGCGATGTTGCCCGACGACATCATCGCCTGACGGTCGCCGCGCGCTTCGCGCAACAGCATTTCGGCGTCGAAGCGGCTCATGTCGTCCTGAGGCTCGTCGCCGGGGGTGTAACCGTTCATGGCGCGGGCGTCCAGGCGCGGATGGAACACCTGATGGCTCTTGCCCGGCAGCGGATCGCCGGAGAGCACGTAGAACACGGTCAGCGTGGTCATCGCCGCGCCGATGCCGAGCGCGATGGCGAGCACCATCAGCGCGGTCAACACGATGTTGCGCCTGAAGCTGCGCAAGGCGAGCTGCAGGTAATAAGCGAACTGGCTGTTGCCGGACATGGCCGCGACCTCAGGCGTGGGTGGTGTCGACGGCGCCGGCGGACGCCGCGTCGTCGGTCGCGTGGTCCATCGTGCTGCTCATCGGCGTGGGCGCGCGGATCAGGCTGGGTTCGGCGGTCAGGTCGGTGGCCATGCCGTCGACGATATGCACGTTGCGCTGCGCGCGCGCGGCCAGTTCCGGGTCGTGGGTGACCATGATGATGGTGGTGCCGGCGGCGTTGATCTCCTCGAGCAGCTCCATCACCCCGCGCGCCATCTGCGAGTCGAGGTTGCCGGTCGGTTCGTCGGCGAGCAGCAGGCGCGGGGTGCCGGCCAGGGCGCGCGCGATCGCCGCGCGCTGCTGCTGGCCGCCGGACAGTTCGGCCGGGTAGTGCTTCATGCGCGAGCCCAGGCCGACCTGGGTCAGCGCCTGCTCGATGCGCTGCTTGCGCTCGGCCGCCGGCATGCGCCGGTAGCGCAGCGGCACGTCGCAGTTGTCGAACAAGTTGAGGTCGGGGATCAGGTTGAAGCTTTGGAAGATGAAGCCGATCTTCTGGTTGCGCAGGCGCGAACGCGCGTCGTCGGACAGGCCGCGCACGTCCTCGCCGTCGAGCTTGTACTCGCCGCCGGTGAAGGTTTCCAGCAGACCGGCGATGTTGAGGAAGGTGGTCTTGCCCGAACCCGAAGGCCCGGTCACCGCGACGAATTCGCCGTCGCGCACATGCAGGTCCAGCGAGCGCAGCGCATGGGTTTCGACGAGTTCGGTGCGGTAGACCTTGGTGACCTGGCGCATGTCGAGCATGAGGGTGGGTTCCTTGAACTTGAAGTAGTGCGGGTAGTGGGTGCTTCGGATTTTTGATGTTGGTTTGCTTTTCGCTCGTCATTCCCGCGAAGGAGGGAATCCAGAGACTTCAGAGTCATACCTCGGTGAAGCCCTGGATGTTCGGCTATGCCGAAGTGAAGCAGGGCCCGCCTTCGCGGGAATGACGAGCTAAAGCAAGAGCGGTGAAGCGATGCGATGCCGCACCCCCTCAACGCACCACGAACATCGGCAACGCGCACGCCGCCAGATAACGTTGGATCCGCGGCGCGCGGCGCGTAACCGTCTCGGCATTGGCGCTGCGCGCATCGCCGGCATCGCGGACCTGATCGAAATCGATCAGCTGGTGCAGGCGCAGCGGCACCGCGTCGGCCAGCTCCTGCGAGCTCCACTGCGGGTTGAAGGCGTCGTTGCGGTCGCTGCGGGTGTCGGTGCTGTGGTTGGCTGCGTTCATGATCATTCTCCAGAGATACGGATGGTTTCGGCGTTGGCGAACTGGTCGCTGCCGGAGACGACGATGCGGTCTCCCGGCTGCAGACCCTCGAGGATTTCCACATTGCTCAGGCTGCTCACCCCGGTGCGGATCGCGCGCTTGGTGGCGATGCCGTTGGCGACGACATAGGCGCTGGTGCCGCCGGACTGTTCCAGGAACGGGCCGCGTTCGACCATCAGCGCGTTGCGGCGGGTGTCGAGCACGATGCGCGCGCTCAGACGCTGGCTCTGGCGCAGGCCCGGCGGCTGCTTGTCCTTGAAGCGCAGGCGGCTGACCACTTCGCCGTTGACCACTTCCGGCGACACCGCGGAAATCTGCGCCGCGAACGGCTGGCCGTTGCCGCTGGTGATCTGCGCCGGGATGCCGATGGCCAGATCGCGGGCGAAGCTTTCGGGCACCTTGATCTCGACTTCGAACACGCCCAGGTCGACCACGCTGAGCACCGGATCGTTGATCGCCACGTTGGCGCGCTGGGCGACCTGGACCTGGCCGACCTGGCCGTCGAACGGCGCGCGCAGGGTCAAGGCTTCGACCTGACGCTGCGCTTCGACCGCGATCGCGCGCTGGCGATCGGCGAGCAGGCGCTTGTTGCGGGTGTCCAGGTTGGCGCTGCGGTCCTGACGATCGATATCGCCGCGCGCCTGATTCAAACCGATGTCGGCCTTCTTCAATTCGTCCTGCGCCTTGGCCACGTCGACCGCGGCCATCGCGCCGCCCTCGAAGGCGCGCTGATAGCGTTCCAGATCGCGCTGTGCGGCGACGCGTTCGATCTGCGCCTGATCGAGTTCCTTGCGCGCGGTGGAGCGCGCCAGTTCGCCGTCGAGTTCGGCGCGGCTGGCCTCGGCTTCCAGGCTGGCCAGGGTGGCCTGCTCCTGGGCGAGCTTGCTGCGCAGCTCGGGGCTGTCGATCTCGGCCAGCACCTGGCCCTTCTTGACCACGTCGCCGGCGACGACCTTCAGATCGACCGAACCGCCGGCGATGGCGTACAGGATCGGGCTGTTGGCGGCGATCACCCGGCCGTCGGCGGCGATGTCGCGGACCAGATCGCCGCGGGTCACTTCGGCGATCCGCAGGCGATCGGCGCCGATCGACTGGCTGCCCGCGCTCCAGCCCGACAGCAGCCACGCACCCGCGCCCAGGGCGATCACGCCGGCGCCGGCGCCGAGCACCCAGCGCCGGCGATTGCGGCCCTGCACGGTGGCGTCGGCGACGCGGTGGTCTTGGGCGGCGGTGTCGCGGATGCTCATGTCGGGTCGGCTCGGCGGTAGGTGCTTGCCTATACCCAAGCACAACCCGTGCCAACTTTAACTTGTTGATTTATATGGGCGGACACCGCCGTCCGGGTGTCCGTCCGGACGGACGCGGTGTCCGCCGGACGTGCCGGTAACCACGCCCGGATAGAATTGGGGTTCCCCCCTGTAGGAGCAGCCCCAGCATGTGCGGAATCGTCGGAGCGATCGCGGATCGCGATGTGGTACCGGTCCTGATCGATGGCCTCAAGCGCCTGGAATATCGCGGCTACGACTCGGCCGGCATCGCCGTGTTCGACGGCGCGCAACTGCGCCGCGTGCGCCGCACCGGACGGGTCAGCGAAATGGAGGGCGCCGCGCAAGCCGAAGGCTTCCGCGCACAGGTGGGCATCGGTCACACCCGCTGGGCCACCCACGGCGGCGTCACCGAGGCCAATGCGCATCCGCACATCAGCTTCGGCGAACTGGCGGTGGTCCATAACGGCATCATCGAAAATCACGAAGAGCAGCGCGAACGCCTGCTCGCGGTCGGCTACGCCTTCGAATCGCAGACCGATACCGAAGTCATCGCCCACCTGATCCATCATCATCAAAAGCAGGGCCTGGACCTGCTGGCCGCGGTCCAGGCCGCGGTGCACGAACTGGTCGGCGCGTACGCGATCGCGGTGGTCAGCAAGAGCGAACCCAACCGCCTGATCGTCGCGCGCATGGGCTGTCCGCTGCTGGTCGGCCTGGGCGAGGGCGAAAACTTCGTCGCCAGCGACGTGTCGGCGATCCTGCAGGCCACGCGCCGGGTGATCTTCCTGGAGGAAGGCGACACTGCCGAGGTCACCCGCGAGCAAGTGCGCGTGTTCGATCAGCACGGCAAGCCGATCAGCCGCGAGGTCCACGTCTCGGACGTGTCGCTGGCGTCGCTGGAACTCGGCCCGTACCGCCACTTCATGCAGAAGGAAATCCACGAACAGCCGCGCGCGATCGCCGACACCATCGAAGCGGTGATGGACAACGGCGCGTTCTCGGCGTCCTTGTTCGGCGACCAGGCCGAATCGGTGTTCGCCGGCATCGAGGGCGTGCAGATCCTGGCCTGCGGCACCAGCTACTACGCCGGCCTGACCGCGCGTTACTGGATCGAAGCCATCGCCGGCCTGCCGTGCCAGGTCGAGATCGCCAGCGAATACCGCTACCGCGCCGCGGTCGCCAACCCGAAGCAGTTGATCGTGACGATTTCGCAGTCCGGCGAAACCCTCGACACGATGGAAGCGCTGAAGTACGCCAAGTCGCTCGGCCACGACAAGACCTTGTCGATCTGCAACGTGCCCGAGAGCGCGATCCCGCGCGCGAGCCAGCTGGTCTATTACACCCGCGCCGGCGCCGAGATCGGCGTGGCCTCGACCAAGGCCTTCACCACCCAGCTGGTGGCGCTGTTCACCCTGACCGCGACCCTGGCCAAGCTGCACGGCAAGCTGTCGCCGGAAAAGGAGGCCGAGTTCATCGACGCGCTGCGCCACCTGCCCGGCAGCGTGCAGCACGCCCTGAACCTGGAGCCGCAGATCATCGGCTGGGCCGATCGTTTCGCGCCCAAGCAGCACGCGCTGTTCCTCGGCCGCGGCGTGCATTACCCGATCGCATTGGAAGGCGCGCTCAAGCTCAAGGAAATCTCCTACATCCACGCCGAAGCCTATCCGGCCGGCGAGCTCAAGCACGGTCCGCTGGCGCTGGTCGACGCGGCCATGCCGGTGGTGGTGATCGCGCCGAAGGACAGCCTGTTGGAGAAGGTCAAATCCAACATCCAGGAAGTGCGCGCGCGCGGCGGCGAGATGTTCGTGTTCGCCGACCTCGACAGCCACTTCGGCGAATCCGAGGCAGTGCACGTGATCCGCACCCCGCGCCACGTCGGCGTGCTGTCGCCGGTGGTGCACGCGATTCCGGTGCAGTTGCTGGCGTATCACGCCGCGTTGGCGCGCGGGACCGATGTCGACAAGCCGCGGAATCTGGCCAAGGCGGTGACGGTGGAATAACGCGGGCGCCGGTCGCGACTATCGGCGCGTCGAACTGGCCGATAGTGCGTCCGGCAACTCGGTGCGGGTTGGGGGACTCTCACCGATGGCGCCTTCGATACGCCGGCTCGCCCATAGCGGGCTCGCCACGACGCGCATGACGAAAGGGCTCTTCGGAGCCCTTTCGTTTGATGGTCGCCGCGGCGAATGCCCCACGGCTTGCGAGCGGGGTTCCTGTTGCTCAGCGATCAGCCGGCGTAATAGCCCGGCTGATCGATATCGGCCAGCAGCTCCGGGCCTTGCGGCGTCCAGTCCAGCAGTTCGCGTGTGTAGGCACTGGATACCGACATGTCCGCGCCGGCCATCATGGCGAACCAGCCGAAGTGCTCGCGGTCGCGCGACTCGACCGGGACGCCCAGGCGTTTGCCGATCGTTTCCGCGATCGCCTTGAAGGCGACGGCTTCGTCGGCGACGGCGTGGTAGACCGGCGAGGTCATGCCGCTCTCGAGCGCCAGGCGATACACGCGCGCCGCATCGCGGCGATGGACGCCGGACCAGCGGTTGCCGCCTTCGCCCAGATACGCCGACACGCCGGTCTGCTTCGCCATGCGGACCAGAATCGGAACGAAGCCGTGATCGCCGAGGCCGTGCACCGATGGGGCGAGGCGAACGGTCGCGGCGCGCACGCCTTGCTCGGCCAATGCGCGCGCGGCGCTTTCCGATTTCCTCGGCGAGGCCGAGTTCGGCAGATCGGTTTCGTGCGCGCCGGGGGCAAGTCCCAACAGACCCGAGGTCACCAGCAGCGGTCGCGCGGAGCCTCGCAATGAAGCGCCCAATGCCTCGATCACGCGCCGGTCCTGCTCGCAGTTTTCCGCGAATCGGGAAAAGTCGTGTTCGAACGCGGTGTGGACGACGGCGTCCGCGGCATCCGCGGCGCGTCGCAGAACCTCGATGTCGGCCAGCGTGCCGCGAACGACACGAACGCCGCTCGCCGCGAGCGCGGCGGCCTTGTCTTCGCTGCGCACAAGGCCGGTCACTTGGTGGCCGGCGCCGATCAGGTCGTCGACCACCGCCGAGCCGACCCAGCCGGTGGCTCCGGTTACGAATACGTGCATGTGCAATCTCCGGACAGGAAAGGGTCAGCGCAGCCGCATCGACAGTTCGACGTCGTCGGCGAACGGCACCGACAGATAGCCGCTGCCCGGCGCGCGCACGCGCTGCAGGTAGTCCGGGCAATAGTCGGCGTTGTCGGCGACGATCATCGCGCCCGGCGCGAGATGCGGCTCGATCAGGTCGAGGATGTCCGAATACAGGGACTTGGCGCCATCGAGCAACAGCAGGTCGATCGACGGCGGCAGATCGATGCTCAACGTTTGCAGCGCGTCGCCCTGGCGAATCTCGATCAGGTCGCCCAGCCCGCTGGCGTCGAAATGCTCGCGCGCCTTGGCGACCTTGGACGGTTCGAATTCGCTGGTGATCACGCGTCCGCCGCCGTTGTCGCGCAACGCCGCGGCGAGGTGCAGGGTCGAGATGCCGAACGAGGTGCCGAATTCGACGATGTTCTTCGCGCGAGTGCCGCGTGCGAGCATGTACAGCAAGGCGCCGGTTTCGCGCGAGACCGGAAGCCACAGGTCTTTCAGGCGACCGTACAGGTCGAGGTATTCGGTCTTGCTGCGCATCAG
This genomic interval carries:
- the glmS gene encoding glutamine--fructose-6-phosphate transaminase (isomerizing), whose amino-acid sequence is MCGIVGAIADRDVVPVLIDGLKRLEYRGYDSAGIAVFDGAQLRRVRRTGRVSEMEGAAQAEGFRAQVGIGHTRWATHGGVTEANAHPHISFGELAVVHNGIIENHEEQRERLLAVGYAFESQTDTEVIAHLIHHHQKQGLDLLAAVQAAVHELVGAYAIAVVSKSEPNRLIVARMGCPLLVGLGEGENFVASDVSAILQATRRVIFLEEGDTAEVTREQVRVFDQHGKPISREVHVSDVSLASLELGPYRHFMQKEIHEQPRAIADTIEAVMDNGAFSASLFGDQAESVFAGIEGVQILACGTSYYAGLTARYWIEAIAGLPCQVEIASEYRYRAAVANPKQLIVTISQSGETLDTMEALKYAKSLGHDKTLSICNVPESAIPRASQLVYYTRAGAEIGVASTKAFTTQLVALFTLTATLAKLHGKLSPEKEAEFIDALRHLPGSVQHALNLEPQIIGWADRFAPKQHALFLGRGVHYPIALEGALKLKEISYIHAEAYPAGELKHGPLALVDAAMPVVVIAPKDSLLEKVKSNIQEVRARGGEMFVFADLDSHFGESEAVHVIRTPRHVGVLSPVVHAIPVQLLAYHAALARGTDVDKPRNLAKAVTVE
- a CDS encoding O-methyltransferase, translating into MSTLTASPLAPLLEQLFDQADAVTSTAFSGISRDERERLMRSKTEYLDLYGRLKDLWLPVSRETGALLYMLARGTRAKNIVEFGTSFGISTLHLAAALRDNGGGRVITSEFEPSKVAKAREHFDASGLGDLIEIRQGDALQTLSIDLPPSIDLLLLDGAKSLYSDILDLIEPHLAPGAMIVADNADYCPDYLQRVRAPGSGYLSVPFADDVELSMRLR
- a CDS encoding SDR family oxidoreductase, encoding MHVFVTGATGWVGSAVVDDLIGAGHQVTGLVRSEDKAAALAASGVRVVRGTLADIEVLRRAADAADAVVHTAFEHDFSRFAENCEQDRRVIEALGASLRGSARPLLVTSGLLGLAPGAHETDLPNSASPRKSESAARALAEQGVRAATVRLAPSVHGLGDHGFVPILVRMAKQTGVSAYLGEGGNRWSGVHRRDAARVYRLALESGMTSPVYHAVADEAVAFKAIAETIGKRLGVPVESRDREHFGWFAMMAGADMSVSSAYTRELLDWTPQGPELLADIDQPGYYAG